One Kiloniellales bacterium DNA window includes the following coding sequences:
- a CDS encoding ABC transporter permease subunit: MTDTGLELGPKALSSSVDEFAKENAGYYAKEFAKIQGTTKFPWSWNTMAAVFGPLWGAARGVWGFFWMFLVLELFALVQLGRGLWGELGADQIARYERLLANIAKRETQAAEALAAGDQEAAETALKVAENLKRVAASAKEKADAAAGEATTILLTGLALLVAVKVLEGFYANIAYEKQYLRWRAQPTIQAGLNQASTAFGAFLLVAIWPLTLFRFTVTDPDKVLSNLTNGLFGGTITISEFPIKKEFFASWAKDGDAAFDWLANNFGNVFDGVTAGIRAVLDGLEVILIQTPWPVVMVVIVVMAYRLAGPRVAVFTGASLAYLAFMGLWEISMITVALIGAGAALCVIFGIPLGIWFGKSKRAYAFAEPVLDFMQTMPAFVYLIPIIAFFGTGKPPGVLATIIFAMPPVIRLTALGMRGVPETTKEAAIAFGCSKWQLLRNVEIPLAMPSIMTGINQTILMSLSMVVIASLIGAEGLGALILEALQYAAKGQGLLGGLAILFCAMVIDRIAQGMYRRKVAGG; the protein is encoded by the coding sequence ATGACCGACACAGGCCTCGAGCTCGGCCCCAAGGCCTTGAGCTCTTCGGTGGACGAGTTCGCCAAGGAGAATGCCGGCTACTACGCCAAGGAGTTCGCCAAGATCCAGGGCACCACCAAGTTCCCCTGGTCCTGGAACACCATGGCCGCCGTGTTCGGCCCGCTCTGGGGCGCGGCGCGCGGCGTCTGGGGCTTCTTCTGGATGTTCCTGGTGCTGGAGCTCTTCGCCCTGGTCCAGCTCGGCCGCGGCCTCTGGGGCGAGCTGGGCGCCGACCAGATCGCGCGCTACGAACGCCTGCTGGCCAACATCGCCAAGCGCGAGACCCAGGCCGCGGAGGCCCTGGCGGCGGGCGACCAGGAGGCTGCGGAAACCGCCCTCAAGGTGGCCGAGAACCTGAAGCGCGTGGCCGCCAGCGCCAAGGAGAAGGCCGACGCGGCGGCCGGCGAAGCGACCACGATCCTGCTCACCGGCCTGGCGCTGCTGGTCGCGGTCAAGGTGCTCGAAGGCTTCTACGCCAACATCGCCTACGAGAAGCAGTACCTGCGCTGGCGGGCCCAGCCCACGATCCAGGCCGGCCTGAACCAGGCGAGCACCGCCTTCGGCGCCTTTCTTCTGGTCGCGATCTGGCCGCTCACCCTGTTCCGCTTCACCGTGACCGATCCGGACAAGGTGCTCAGCAACCTGACCAACGGCCTGTTCGGCGGCACGATCACGATCTCGGAGTTCCCGATCAAGAAGGAGTTCTTCGCCTCCTGGGCCAAGGACGGCGACGCCGCCTTCGACTGGCTGGCCAACAACTTCGGCAACGTCTTCGACGGCGTGACCGCCGGCATCCGCGCCGTCCTCGACGGGCTGGAGGTCATCCTGATCCAGACGCCCTGGCCGGTGGTCATGGTGGTCATCGTGGTCATGGCCTACCGCCTGGCCGGGCCGCGGGTGGCGGTCTTCACCGGCGCCTCGCTCGCCTATCTCGCCTTCATGGGGCTCTGGGAGATCTCCATGATCACCGTCGCCCTGATCGGCGCCGGCGCCGCGCTCTGCGTCATCTTCGGCATTCCGCTCGGCATCTGGTTCGGCAAGAGCAAGCGCGCCTACGCCTTCGCCGAGCCGGTGCTCGACTTCATGCAGACCATGCCGGCCTTCGTCTATCTGATCCCGATCATCGCCTTCTTCGGCACCGGCAAGCCGCCGGGCGTGCTCGCGACCATCATCTTCGCGATGCCCCCGGTGATCCGCCTGACCGCGCTCGGCATGCGCGGCGTGCCGGAGACCACCAAGGAAGCGGCGATCGCCTTCGGCTGCTCCAAGTGGCAGCTGCTGCGCAACGTCGAGATCCCGCTCGCCATGCCCTCGATCATGACCGGCATCAACCAGACCATCCTGATGAGCCTCTCCATGGTCGTGATCGCCTCGCTGATCGGCGCCGAGGGCCTGGGGGCGCTGATCCTCGAGGCGCTACAGTACGCGGCCAAGGGACAGGGCCTCCTGGGCGGTCTCGCGATCCTGTTCTGCGCCATGGTGATCGACCGCATCGCGCAGGGCATGTACCGCAGGAAGGTCGCGGGCGGCTAG
- a CDS encoding betaine/proline/choline family ABC transporter ATP-binding protein (Members of the family are the ATP-binding subunit of ABC transporters for substrates such as betaine, L-proline or other amino acids, choline, carnitine, etc. The substrate specificity is best determined from the substrate-binding subunit, rather than this subunit, as it interacts with the permease subunit and not with substrate directly.) — protein MNEDVIQLDSVWKIFGPRADEAMDAVEKRGLSKAEVLEEFACVVGIADCSFTVQRGEIFCVMGLSGSGKSTMVRHLNRLIEPTAGKISVLGKDMLALGGEDLRAMRAMHIGMVFQHMALLPHRTVRDNVAFPLQVRGEAKSKRWEVSQRCLSMVNLDGYEDRFPRELSGGMQQRVGLARALASDPEVLLMDEPFSALDPLIRRQLQDQFMGLSAELHKTTVFITHDLDEAIRIGNRIAIMKDGRIVQIGTPEDIVTKPADDYVKDFVEGISRLKLVFAHSIMEDIASYKPANGGSLEGSKRVPHDTDLDHLIDIATETDAPIVVQNDDGADVGVIDKSTLLKGIQGGKA, from the coding sequence GTGAACGAAGACGTCATCCAACTCGACAGTGTCTGGAAGATTTTCGGCCCGAGGGCCGACGAAGCCATGGATGCGGTCGAGAAACGGGGCCTGAGCAAGGCCGAGGTGCTGGAGGAGTTCGCCTGCGTGGTCGGCATCGCCGACTGCTCGTTCACGGTCCAGCGCGGCGAGATCTTCTGCGTCATGGGCCTCTCCGGCTCCGGCAAGTCGACCATGGTGCGGCACCTCAACCGCCTGATCGAGCCGACCGCCGGCAAGATCTCGGTGCTCGGCAAGGACATGCTGGCGCTGGGCGGCGAGGATCTGCGCGCCATGCGCGCCATGCACATCGGCATGGTGTTCCAGCACATGGCGCTGCTGCCCCACCGCACGGTGCGCGACAACGTCGCCTTCCCGCTGCAGGTGCGCGGCGAAGCGAAGTCGAAGCGCTGGGAGGTCTCGCAGCGCTGCCTCTCGATGGTCAACCTCGACGGCTACGAGGACCGCTTCCCGCGGGAGCTCTCGGGCGGCATGCAGCAGCGGGTCGGTCTGGCCCGGGCGCTCGCCTCCGATCCCGAGGTGCTGCTGATGGACGAGCCGTTCTCCGCGCTCGACCCCCTGATCCGCCGCCAGCTTCAGGACCAGTTCATGGGGCTCTCGGCGGAGCTGCACAAGACGACCGTCTTCATCACCCACGACCTGGACGAGGCGATCCGCATCGGCAACCGGATCGCCATCATGAAGGACGGCCGCATCGTCCAGATCGGCACGCCGGAGGATATCGTCACCAAGCCGGCGGACGACTACGTCAAGGATTTCGTCGAGGGTATCTCGCGCCTCAAGCTGGTGTTCGCCCACTCGATCATGGAGGACATCGCCAGCTACAAGCCGGCCAACGGCGGGTCGCTCGAGGGCTCGAAGCGGGTGCCCCACGACACCGATCTCGATCACCTGATCGATATCGCGACCGAGACCGACGCGCCCATCGTGGTCCAGAACGACGACGGCGCCGACGTCGGCGTGATCGACAAGTCGACCCTGCTCAAGGGCATCCAGGGAGGCAAGGCATGA